The genomic window CATTGGAGACATTTTATGTCTGCTTGTTTAATTCCAGATCTATGAAGGCACAGCCCAGATCCAGAGGCTAATCATCTCCCGTGAACACTTCGGCAGGTTCAAGAAATGAGCTCCCAACACCTGTCAAGTCACTAGTCCCGCCCTCTCTGAATGAACATCTGTCGTCTTCCTTCTCGGTTCTGTTCTAACTACTTGTTGGTTTTTTTTAATAGTCATGATCAAAACGTGTTGGGTGGGCAGCATGGCTGCGGTACCCCctgaaaatatatatatgaatTTAAAATGGGATTATTCGGGTGGCGCTATTGTCCCAGACATGCTAAATCATATGTATGTCAATGTATTTTGAGTGAATCAGATATGGCACACTATGCTTTCTATATAgttccctacttttgaccagagcctatggttaaaagtagtgcactgcatagggaatagagtcAATTTCAGGCACTGAGTGTGGAAGTGTGGAATGTAGAACAGAATGTGGCCTTCTGTCATCACAACACACCACATGCCTTGTTGCCCTTTGGTTTCAACATTCAACTGTAGCTGGAATGTTTTAAATGTGTGAAGAATGGAACTTGTGAAAATATAATTGATCAAATGAGTTGGCAACATAACCCATGTAAAACCTCAACTTTATCAGCACTTTGAACTGTAATAAACTGTATACTGATTCACTTGTATTGTAATTATTACTTTAGTCATTGTACATAAGACTATAATGAAGTAATGAACACCACACTCTGACGTTAGGCAGATAAGCGTAATTCTTGGCAGAAAGAAAGCCACCGCCATCTGCACACATTCAACATATCTTAGATTGACGTTTTTATTTCTTCTAAATAAAATCGCTTGAACAGTTCCAAGCAGTAAAATGTATGTGGCTAGCGTTCGTTACAGCTATATATCGAGCGTTAGCTGCTGCATCCAAAATAGTTATTTTGCAAAGATCACAACCAAATATAATTCTAGCTAACCCTCGATATATTGCTGTAACAAACGCTAGCCTTACTGCTTGGAAGTGTTACGTATAATGCAGTTGATTTGCGATGACAAGACATTCATACGAACCTTAAAATCAAATGATAATCCAAAAGCAGTGTAAGAAACCTGTAAATTGACTTTTTTTTGTTGCTGGCGTTCTGCAAGAACTCCATCGTTTTGCCACCAACTTGTGCGGCAATGTTTGCAAACACACAAAGGAGTCTTAAAATAAATAGTTTATCTGTTGGGATTTGGAAAATCTTAATGTTTTTCACCACTTTATGTTCACCCAGCGTTAGATCTATTTACTCAAAGAAACAAGTTTGACAGCACAGCGAAAGCCTCCTGATTGTCACTAGCttccttttatttaactaggcaagtccgttaagaacattatttacaatgaccgcctacCACAAGACgacctgcggggacgggggcctgggataatatatatatatatatataggacaaaacacacatcacaacaagagataTCGAAGACAACATAAGGCTGCAACACATGACAagatggtacaaacattattggaaaAAGtaaacagcacaaaggtcaagaaggtagagacaacaatacatcacacaaagcagccacaactgtcagtaagagtgtccatgattgagtctgaagagatggagataaaactgtcccgtttgagtgtttgtttcagctcgttccagtcgccagctgcagtgaactgaaaataGCGACCCAGAGATGTTCCATAGCCGCAAAACCCATTTCTACAATTGATCTTAAAATTATATTTTAAACTCAACCTTAATCACACTGCTAATCTTATGCCTAACTATAAACTTTAAGACCAAACTATATATTTTTTGGTCGACAATTTTGAGTGTGGCTGTGGAAACGTTTTATATCCCATCCTGTCTGTCGCGTTGATGACGTATCCTTTCATGAGGTAAACATTCTGCGCCGTCAGATGATACGAAGATATCAAGGATGGTAACTTGAATCGCGATTAAAATGACTATTCTTCTTCTTGTACTTTTCCATAAATTGGACACAGCTGATTGTTTGTTTCGTATTATCTGCTTGTACTTATAGAGTGAGAAATATATTCCCTGTCGATTAAAAAAACAAGTCTTAGCAAAAATGATGGCTAACTGTAGCGAGTAACGTTACTGTCATTGTTTTCATCCAGAGCAGAGGAAATGGCCCGCTAGAAAATCAAGCTATGTTGTAGCAGCTGCTCATCTCTATCCAACGGCTCTTACTAGAGAATAAAAAAATGATTATCTTCTCAATCTGAATGTGGTATTCTGAGCAGCAGTCAAAGTATAATTTGCCAAACTGGTAGTTGCTAGCTAGCTCCGTAGTCAGTTTACtaggctagctagcagtatctgtCTTGCTCGGCTTGTATCTGACAATGAAATAACCGTTAGCTACATTTCTCCCATTGTTATTGTAGGGGACCCAAGTAAAAGATGTAGTGATCAAGTCTGATGCCCCCAGTGCTCTACTGTTGGACAAGCATGCAGACTATATTGCTGCCTACGGCTCCAAGAAGGATGACTATGTAAGTATTGGATGTTATGCTGACATCATTTCACCGACTCCCGCCTGTGGCAGGTGAACAAGGATGTCTTTGATTAGACCAGTCATGGAAAGCATTAAAAAACTAAAAAACCTGCACCTCTCCAAGACATGTTTGAGAAACTCTGCTCTGACTACGTGGAGGTAGTTAGCGATCTATGTTTAAATTGTTATTTGATATCCTGtgtcatcccctccctccctcaggagAACACGTTGTCAGAGTACAGGAGGATGAGTGGATGTAGCTAGCCAGCTGTGTGATTCACGTGTCGTTCTTCAGTAGAACACGTCAGAGAACCTGTTTCATTTGTTGATTGGTTGCCTgtatcatccctctcctctgccagaaGTGGATGTAGCTATCTACTAGTTAACTGGTTTCAGTCATTGATATCCTCTGTTTTCCCACCACAGGAGTACACCCTGTCAGAGTATCTGCGGATGTCAGGTATCTACTGGGGCCTGACGGTGATGGACTTGATGGGTCAGCTGACCAGGATGAACCAACAGGAGATCTCTGACTTCATCAAGTCCTGTCAGCACGACTGTGGAGGGGTCAGCGCCAGCATTGGACACGACCCACACGTCCTCTACACGCTCAGTGCTGTACAGGTATAATACAACACAACCCACACCTGTTCTATACTCAGCACTGTGAAGGTCAGACAGATGGGATACATAACACCACCCACACCTGTTCTACACACTCAGCACTGTGAAGATCAGACAGATGGGATACATAACACCACCCACACCTGTTCTACACTCAGCACTGTGAAGATCAGACAGATGGGATACATAACACCACCCACACCTGTTCTACACTCAGCACTGTGAAGATCAGACAGATGGGATACATAACACCACCCACACCTGTTCTACACTCAGCACTGTGAAGATCAGACAGATGGGATACATAACACCACCCACACCTGTTCTACACTCAGCACTGTGAAGATCAGACAGATGGGATACATAACACCACCCACACCTGTTCTACACTCAGCACTGTGAAGATCAGACAGATGGGATACATAACACCACCCACACCTGTTCTACACTCAGCACTGTGAAGATCAGACAGATGGGATACATAACACCACCCACACCTGTTCTACACTCAGCACTGTGAAGATCAGACAGATGGGATACATAACACCACCCACACCTGTTCTACACTCAGCACTGTGAAGATCAGACAGATGGGATACATAACACCACCCACACCTGTTCTACACTCAGCACTGTGAAGGTCAGACAGATGGGATACATAACACCACCCACTCCTGTTCTACACACTCAGCACTGTTAAGGTCAGACAGATGGGATACATAACACCACCCACACCTGTTCTACACTCAGCACTGTGAAGGTCAGACAGATGGGATACATAACACCACCCACTCCTGTTCTACACACTCGGCACTGTGAAGGTCAGACAGATGGGATACATAACACCACCCACACCTGTTCTACACTCAGCACTGTGAAGATCAGACAGATGGGATACATAACACCACCCACACCTGTTCTACACTCAGCACTGTGAAGGTCAGACAGATGGGATACATAACACCACCCACACCTATAGTTCTACACTCAGCACCGTGAAGGTCAGACAGATGGGATACATAACACCACCCACTCCTGTTCTACACACTCAGCACTGTTAAGGTCAGACAGATGGGATACATAACACCACCCACACCTGTTCTACACTCAGCACTGTGAAGGTCAGACAGATGGGATACATAACACCACCCACTCCTGTTCTACACACTCAGCACTGTGAAGGTCAGACAGATGGGATACATAACACCACCCACACCTGTTCTACACTCAGCACTGTGAAGATCAGACAGATGGGATACATAACACCACCCACACCTGTTCTACACTCAGCACTGTGAAGGTCAGACAGATGGGATACATAACACCACCCACACCTGTTCTACACTCAGCACTGTGAAGGTCAGACAGATGGGATACATAACACCACCCACTCCTGTTCTACACACTCAGCACTGTTAAGGTCAGACAGATGGGATACATAACACCACCCACACCTATAGTTCAACTCTGTGAAGGTCAGACAGATGGGATACATAACACCACCCACACCTATAGTTCAACTCTGTGAAGGTCAGACAGATGGGATACATAACATCATTAGTTTTTGGACACGTTCAGATAGTAACAGTCTATTTCATGCCTAGAAAACACAACTGTAGACACATATAAACTCCATGCTGTCCGTCTCCCTCAGATCCTCTCGTTGTACGATAACGTGAACGTGCTGGACGTGGACAAGGTGGTGGAGTACGTCAGAGGACTGCAGCAGGAGGATGGCTCGTTCGCTGGAGACAAATGGGGTGAGTTTACTTTATGTCTGGGTTTCTGCACAATGTCGAGATGATAGTGGTGGATGCATTGAAGATCATAAATGCATTTTTATAACTTGAGATGAAGCTGAATTTATCGAACCaaatcatccctactgcctcaagACCCTGATGAAGGACCCCATTTCTATGGAATCCCAATCCTTTCCCATTTTAATTATTTggaagtgtgtatatatatatatatatatatatccccgtATTTAACCGAAAATAGTATAGTGCATTCATATTCAGACCCCATGTGTTGATGTTTACAGagcattcagagagtattcagaccccatgtgtTTATGTTTACAGagcattcagagagtattcagaccccatgtgttgatgtttacagagcattcagagagtattcagaccccatgtgttgatgtttacagcgcattcagagagtattcagaccccatgtgtTTATGTTTACAGagcattcagagagtattcagaccccatgtgttgatgtttacagagcattcagagagtattcagaccccatgtgttgatgtttacagagcattcagagagtattcagaccccatgtgttgatgtttacagagcattcagagagtattcagaccccatgtgttgatgtttacagcgcattcagagagtattcagaccccatgtgttgatgtttacagagcattcagagagtattcagaccccttgtgttgatgtttacagagcattcagagagtattcagaccccatgtgttgatgtttacagagcattcagagagtattcagaccccatgtgttgatgtttacagagcattcagagagtattcagaccccatgtgttgatgtttacagagcattcagagagtattcagaccccatgtgttgatgtttacagcgcattcagagagtattcagaccccatgtgttgatgtttacagaacattcagagagtattcagaccccttccccttttcaacattttgttgcattacagacttattctaaaatggattaaataaaattatcatcaatctacacacaataccccataatgacaaagcaaaaccagatttttagacatttttgcaaatgtcaaataaaacaaactgaaataccttattcatatgggtattcagaccctttgctatgagactcgaaattgagctcaggtgcatcctgtttctacaacttgattggagtccacctgtggtaaattcaattgattggacctgatttggaatggcacacacacctgttaatgtaaggtcccactgttgatagtgcatgtcagagctgaACCCCCTTggagcgtcaaacccaagaagactcgcgGCTGTgatcgctgccgaaggtgcttcaacaaagtacagagtaaagggtctgaatacttatggaaatgtgatatttctgtgaaaaaataaatatatattatacatttgcaataaactctttttactttgtcattaaggggtattgtgtgtagattgatgagggggaaaaaacgattaaatccatcttagaataaggctgtaaggcaacaacatgtggaaaaagtcaaggggtctgaatactttccgaaggcactataaATTACCACAGccgaggaagggaggggggatggggtgGGGACTGAAGGGGGGGTATCTTTGTATGCATTTCTTTGATTATTTtgtacctgtaacccccccccatctGAAAAATCAAACAAAAGTAAATAAAAAGTTGGTCAAAGAGTTGATACTTGTGGTCCTGGCAGTCTGTTGTTGCTGATGTCTAAGCAGGAATTCACCCAACTGCCTATCATGATGCCAtattgctgagtctacctttaaaacctaacctgtctgtcttcATCTACTTTCTCCACAGGGGAGATAGACACACGATTCTCTTTCTGTGCTGTCGCAACACTCGCATTGCTGGTACGGATGAAATTAACTCTGTCATATTGTCTTTGGTTACTAGCTAACACATTATATTCTTTACTTTTACACCAGAATGCACATTGTTTTTCCCTGTATTATAATAATTTAGTTAACTTGTATAGTGCTTTTCATTACAGACAATTACCTTAAAGTACAtgaaaagaaaaacaaacaacaaattggGATGGTGATTGCATGTCTCTATTTGTTTTTGTATGAAAGGCTGGGAGTGGAGACAGTTTGGATGAAAGGCTGGTAGTGGAGGAAGTTTGGATGAAAGGCTGGGAGTGGAGACAGTTTGAATGAAAGGCTGGGAGTGGGAGACAGTTTGAATGAAAGGCTGGGAGTGGGAGACAGTTTGAATGAAAGGCTGGGAGTGGGAGACAGTTTGAATGAAAGGCTGGGAGTGGGAGACAGTTTGAATGAAAGGCTGGGAGTGGGAGACAGTTTAGATGAAAGGCTGGGAGTGGAGACAGTTTGAATGAAAGGCTGGGAGTGGAGACAGTTTGAATGAAAGGCTGGGAGTGGAGACAGTTTGAATGAAAGGCTGGGAGTGGAGACAGTTTAGATGAAAGGCTGGGAGTGGAGACAGTTTGGATGAAAGGCTGGGAGTGGAGACAGTTTGGATGAAAGGCTGGGAGTGGGAGACAGTTTGAATGAAAGGCTGGGAGTGGAGACAGTTTAGATGAAAGGCTGGGAGTGGAGACTGTTGGATGAAAGGCTGGGAGTGAAGACAGTTTAGATGAAAGGCTGGGAGTGGGAGACAGTTTGGATTGGAAATCAGTGTAGCGTCTGGAGGGAGGGGGCATCGATGGTCCAGCCAGAGAGAAACAAATTACAGCACATCGTTGTTTGTTTCCTCTATGTAACATTACAGCACATTGCAACAAATTATTTTGTATATAAGATACCCTCACCTGTCAGTCGTTTTGGCTTTGTTTGCTAGAATAGGGCTTGTATTGTTGGAGGATAGATGTTGTTCTGTGTCTTGTATCATTAGTTTGTACACAACAGCAGTTAACTATTTGGTCTGTGTGTCTGCAGGGTAGGCTGGATGCCATTAACATGGACAAGGCTGTGGAGTTTGTTCTGTCCTGTATGAATTTTGATGGAGGGTTTGGCTGCAGACCAGGATCAGAGTCTCATGCCGGACAGGTATGCAGGGTTCAGCTATTGGTTCTGCTACTAAAAACTCAGccccaaaaaaagaaacgtcctctcactgtcaactgtgtttattttcggcaaacttaacgtgtaaatatttgtatgaacaagattcaacaactgagacataaactgaacaagttccacagacatgttacTAACAGGAATGGAATGATGcttccctgaacaaaggggagggggggggtcaaaatcaaaagtaacagtcagtatctggtgtggccaccagctgcattaagtactgcagtgcatctcctcctcatggacggcaccagatttgcccgttcttgctgtgagatgttaccccactcttccaccaaggcacctgcaagttcacgGACATTTCAGGGGGATATGGCCCTAGCCCTCcgcctccgatccaacaggtcccagacgtgctcaatgggattgagatccgggctcttcgctggccatggcagaacactgaccttcctctcttgcaggaaatcacgcacagaacgagcagtatagctggtggcattgtcatgctggagggtcatgtcaggatgagcctgcaggaagtgtaccacatgagggaggaggatgtcttccctgtaacgcacagcgttgagattgcctgctatgacaacaagctcagtccgatgatgctgtgacacaccaccccaaaccatgacgaaccctccacctccaaatcgatcccgctccagagtacaggcctcggtgtaattcCTTCGACGATGAACACGAATCTGGCCATCACCCCTgctgagacaaaaccgtgactcagtgaagagcatttttgtcagtcctgtctggtccagcgacggtggatttttgcccataggcaacgtcgttgccggtgatgtctggtgaggacctgccttacaacaggcctacaagccctcagtccagcctctctcagcctatagcggacagtctgagcactgatggagggattgtgcgttcccggtgtaactcgggcagttgttgttgccatccggTACCTGTCACGCAGGTGGGATGTTCGagtgtaccgatcctgtgcaggtgttgttacacgtggtctgccactgcgaggacaatcagctgtccgtcctgtctccctgtagcgctgtcttaggcgtctcacagtggatttttactaattatctttgaaagacagggttctgaaaaagggatgtttatttttttttgtttgttactgTCATGTATTTAGAAAAATCTATTTCAGCCATTATTCCATAGTTTAATAATTTTATTTCCTCCCTCCCATCTTTTCCTTGGCTTCTCCTCGCTCTCCtaccctcccctctgctctcctaccctaccctcccctctgctctcctacccttccctctgctctcctacccttccctctgctctcctacccttccctctgctctcctacccttccctctgctctcctaccctcccctctgctctcctacccttccctctgctctcctacccttccctctgctctcctacccttccctctgctctcctaccctcccctctgctctcctacccttccctctgctctcctacccttccctctgctctcctcccctcccctctgctctcctcctctcttcttagATCTACTGTTGTACAGGGTTCCTGTCTATAGCAGGTCAGTTACACCAGGTGAATGCTGACCTGCTGGGCTGGTGGCTCTGTGAGAGACAGCTTCCCTCGGGAGGTCTCAACGGACGCCCTGAGAAAGTAGGAGCTTGGGGGTTGATTCGGTCATTAATATCATATAATTGTCAGTTCTATTTAATTCTGTGGTTTGGGATTCGGCACAAGGCGTCTGGCTTACTGACAGAAGTTTATGTGATGGAACATACATATAGATTCCCTACCCTCATTGCTGGGCATTTGAAACGATTGACTCTGGCATAATTTGTTACCATGTCTCATTGTAACCTCTCTCGGCTAGCTGCCTGATGTATGTTACTCGTGGTGGGTGCTGGCCTCCCTGAAGATCATTGGTAGAATCCACTGGATAGACAAGTCCAAGCTGAGGTCCTTTATTTTGGCCTGTCAGGATGAGGAGACTGGGGGCTTTGCTGACCGACCAGGAGACATGGTGAGTTCATCATATCATCTCGGTTAACCCAGGATGTAGCAGGTAGGAACGGAGATGTAGCAGGTAGGAACGGGGATGTAGCAGG from Oncorhynchus masou masou isolate Uvic2021 chromosome 3, UVic_Omas_1.1, whole genome shotgun sequence includes these protein-coding regions:
- the rabggtb gene encoding geranylgeranyl transferase type-2 subunit beta, translating into MGTQVKDVVIKSDAPSALLLDKHADYIAAYGSKKDDYEYTLSEYLRMSGIYWGLTVMDLMGQLTRMNQQEISDFIKSCQHDCGGVSASIGHDPHVLYTLSAVQILSLYDNVNVLDVDKVVEYVRGLQQEDGSFAGDKWGEIDTRFSFCAVATLALLGRLDAINMDKAVEFVLSCMNFDGGFGCRPGSESHAGQIYCCTGFLSIAGQLHQVNADLLGWWLCERQLPSGGLNGRPEKLPDVCYSWWVLASLKIIGRIHWIDKSKLRSFILACQDEETGGFADRPGDMVSSSYHLG